The Nitrospirota bacterium genome contains a region encoding:
- a CDS encoding efflux RND transporter permease subunit, with amino-acid sequence MNITDLFIRRPVLALVVSLVIIIAGLQAVRTLNVRQYPRSENAAVTVTTVYVGADADLVRGFVTTPLERSIAAADGIEYMESQSTLGLSTISVRLRLNYDSTKALAEISSKVDQVRRDLPPEAEVPAINIVSADSQFASAYLSFTSSILQQNEITDYLSRVVQPRLSAIAGVQRADILGGRTFAMRIWLKPERMAALNVSPAQVRQALAANNFLSALGMSKGALIQVNLTANTNLRTVDEFKLLAVREQNGAIVRLGDIADVVLGAEDYDSEVHFSGQTAVFMGIWPLPNANSIDVIRRVSTEMAAIQRDLPSGMQARVAYDATNYINNAIREVLKTLGDTLLIVVVVIFLFLGSFRSVIVPVVAIPVSLIGGVFLMQAFGFTVNLLTLLAIVLSVGLVVDDAIVVVENVARHISEGKSPREAALIGARELVGPIIAMTITLAAVYLPIGLQGGLTGALFREFAFTLAGAVTISGIVALTLSPVMSATLLKPGAGERGLAGRISRDFERIKGAYGRLLDATLRARPAVYTVWIVVSLLTIPMFIMSAKELAPLEDQGVIFGILDASANSTLDQTKRYAAAANQAFMSIPETEFTFQITFPNSGFSGMVTKPWAERKRTVFQIMPEVQQKLQAIPGIRMFPVAPPALPGGGQFPVEFVLASTAETGQILEFAQKLQLKAMQSGMFAFPPLIDVKIDQPQTEFVIDRNKVADLGLSLEQVGADLGGMVGGDFVNRFDIAGRSYKVIPQIQRIDRLNPDQLKNVYVTGPNGKLVPLSTVATLKETVVPRSLNRFQQLNAVKISGVAVRPLDEALRFLEDEARKILPKGYVLDYTGESRQLRTEGNKFLPAFTLAVILIFLVLAAQFNSFRDPFVILAGSVPLAIFGALIFIFLKIPDPNTPFWTHGWTTTLNIYSQVGLVTLVGLVSKNGILIVEFANKLQLQGLAKLTAVREAALTRLRPILMTTAATIAGHFPLTLVTGAGAAARNSIGLVLVGGLFVGTLFTLFVVPSIYMLVARDHSKDREAEAAMTPAS; translated from the coding sequence CCGTCTACGTCGGCGCCGATGCCGACCTGGTGCGCGGCTTCGTTACCACGCCGCTGGAACGCTCCATCGCGGCCGCGGACGGCATCGAATACATGGAGTCTCAGAGCACCCTCGGCCTTTCCACCATCAGCGTGCGGCTCAGGCTCAACTACGACTCCACCAAGGCCCTGGCCGAGATCAGCTCCAAGGTCGACCAGGTGCGCCGCGACCTGCCCCCTGAGGCCGAGGTGCCGGCGATTAACATCGTCTCGGCCGACAGCCAGTTCGCCTCGGCCTACTTGAGCTTCACTTCCAGCATCCTGCAGCAGAACGAGATCACCGATTATCTCTCGCGCGTCGTCCAACCGCGCCTGTCGGCCATCGCCGGGGTGCAGCGGGCCGACATCCTCGGCGGCCGCACCTTTGCCATGCGGATCTGGCTCAAGCCCGAGCGGATGGCCGCCCTCAACGTCAGCCCGGCCCAGGTGCGCCAGGCACTGGCCGCGAACAACTTCCTGTCCGCCCTCGGCATGAGCAAGGGGGCGCTCATCCAGGTCAACCTGACCGCCAATACCAACCTGCGCACCGTGGATGAGTTCAAGCTCCTGGCGGTGCGGGAACAGAACGGCGCAATCGTGCGCCTGGGCGACATTGCCGACGTGGTGCTGGGCGCCGAGGATTACGACTCCGAGGTGCACTTCTCGGGGCAAACGGCCGTGTTCATGGGGATCTGGCCCCTCCCCAATGCCAACTCCATCGACGTCATCAGGCGCGTGAGCACGGAGATGGCGGCGATCCAGAGAGACCTTCCGAGCGGCATGCAGGCCCGAGTGGCCTATGACGCCACCAACTACATCAACAACGCGATCCGCGAGGTGCTCAAGACCCTCGGCGACACCCTGCTCATCGTCGTGGTCGTCATCTTCCTGTTCCTCGGATCCTTCCGCTCCGTGATCGTCCCGGTCGTGGCGATCCCGGTGTCGCTCATCGGCGGCGTCTTCCTGATGCAGGCCTTCGGCTTCACGGTTAACCTGCTCACCCTGCTGGCTATCGTCCTCTCGGTCGGCCTCGTGGTGGACGACGCCATCGTGGTGGTGGAGAACGTGGCACGCCACATAAGCGAAGGCAAGTCCCCGCGGGAAGCGGCCCTGATCGGCGCCCGCGAGCTGGTCGGGCCGATCATCGCCATGACCATCACCCTGGCTGCGGTCTACCTCCCCATAGGCCTGCAAGGGGGTCTGACCGGCGCGCTCTTCCGGGAATTCGCCTTCACCCTGGCAGGGGCGGTCACCATCTCGGGGATCGTCGCCTTGACCCTGTCTCCGGTCATGTCGGCCACGCTGCTCAAGCCCGGAGCCGGGGAGCGCGGCCTGGCAGGCCGTATCTCCCGCGACTTCGAGCGCATCAAGGGAGCCTACGGACGTCTGCTCGACGCCACCCTCCGGGCCCGTCCGGCGGTCTACACGGTGTGGATCGTGGTAAGCCTGCTCACCATACCGATGTTCATCATGTCCGCCAAGGAGCTGGCTCCCCTTGAGGACCAAGGGGTCATCTTCGGCATCCTCGACGCCTCGGCCAACTCCACCCTTGACCAGACCAAGCGCTACGCAGCGGCGGCCAACCAGGCCTTCATGAGCATCCCCGAGACCGAGTTCACTTTCCAGATCACGTTCCCCAACTCAGGCTTCAGCGGCATGGTGACCAAGCCGTGGGCCGAACGCAAGCGAACCGTCTTCCAGATCATGCCCGAAGTGCAGCAGAAGCTGCAGGCAATCCCCGGCATCCGGATGTTCCCGGTCGCCCCGCCCGCCCTTCCCGGCGGCGGCCAGTTTCCGGTCGAGTTCGTCCTGGCGTCCACGGCCGAGACCGGGCAGATCCTCGAGTTTGCCCAGAAGCTGCAGCTGAAGGCGATGCAGAGCGGCATGTTTGCCTTCCCGCCGCTGATCGATGTCAAGATCGACCAGCCGCAGACCGAGTTCGTCATCGACCGCAACAAGGTGGCCGACCTTGGTCTCAGCCTGGAACAGGTCGGCGCCGATCTGGGGGGCATGGTGGGTGGCGACTTCGTCAACCGCTTCGACATAGCAGGGCGGAGCTACAAGGTCATTCCGCAGATCCAGCGCATTGACCGCCTCAACCCGGACCAACTGAAGAACGTCTATGTCACCGGCCCCAACGGAAAGCTGGTACCGCTTTCCACCGTCGCAACCCTCAAGGAGACAGTGGTCCCCCGCTCGCTCAACCGCTTCCAGCAGCTCAATGCGGTCAAGATCAGCGGCGTGGCAGTGAGGCCGCTGGACGAAGCCCTGCGTTTCCTTGAGGACGAGGCAAGGAAGATCCTCCCCAAGGGCTATGTCCTCGATTACACCGGCGAGTCGCGCCAGCTGCGCACCGAGGGGAACAAGTTCCTTCCCGCCTTCACCCTGGCCGTTATCCTGATCTTCCTGGTGCTGGCTGCCCAGTTCAACAGCTTCCGCGACCCCTTCGTCATCCTTGCCGGCTCCGTGCCGCTGGCGATCTTCGGCGCGCTCATTTTCATCTTCCTGAAGATCCCCGACCCGAACACACCGTTCTGGACCCACGGCTGGACCACCACCCTCAACATCTACTCTCAGGTCGGCCTGGTGACCCTGGTAGGGCTCGTATCGAAGAACGGCATCCTGATCGTCGAGTTCGCCAACAAGCTCCAGCTTCAGGGCCTTGCCAAGCTCACCGCCGTACGCGAAGCGGCCCTGACACGCCTGCGGCCGATCCTGATGACCACCGCCGCCACCATCGCCGGCCACTTTCCGCTGACCCTCGTCACCGGCGCAGGTGCCGCTGCCCGTAACTCCATAGGCCTCGTCCTGGTTGGGGGCTTGTTCGTCGGCACGCTCTTCACCCTCTTCGTCGTCCCTTCCATCTACATGCTTGTCGCCCGCGACCACAGCAAGGACCGCGAGGCCGAGGCAGCCATGACGCCTGCATCCTGA
- a CDS encoding NAD(P)/FAD-dependent oxidoreductase gives MTNAYSSIDSKRARVVIVGGGFGGLYAAKALAGQPVDVTLVDRKNHHTFQPLLYQVATAVLSPGEIAQPLRRILYRYPNVEVILGEVTGFDLAGRRVTLKDGAALPYDYLVAAAGARHSYLGHDEWEHDAPGLKTIEDSLEIRRRILLAFELAEGSALVSGTHKPLDFAVIGGGPTGVELAGAIADIATRALAHDFKAVDTTAARITLYEGSGRILGTYPEDLSQKAEKQLAELGVKVRTDSIVTEVEPGRIKVGGEWIPVSVALWASGIAASPLGSQLGARVDKTGRVLVEPDQSLPGNPEVFVIGDMAALNDAAGKPVPALGAAATQEGRAAAKNILRDLRGEKRVPFKYKDRGTLATIGRHRAVAMIGGRHVSGFLAWILWAFVHIFLLIGFRNRLAVFSEWVWAYFTHERSARLITGDVNEIVRQPTCQPDASELKKAA, from the coding sequence GTGACTAACGCATACTCTTCCATAGATTCCAAAAGAGCAAGGGTGGTGATCGTGGGAGGCGGATTCGGCGGCCTCTATGCGGCGAAGGCGTTGGCAGGGCAGCCTGTCGATGTTACGCTTGTCGACCGGAAGAACCACCACACCTTTCAGCCGCTCCTGTACCAGGTCGCGACGGCCGTGCTTTCACCGGGCGAGATCGCCCAGCCGCTGCGCCGTATCCTGTACCGCTATCCGAATGTCGAGGTCATTCTGGGCGAGGTCACTGGTTTCGACCTGGCCGGCCGGCGTGTCACATTAAAGGATGGGGCGGCATTACCCTACGACTACCTGGTAGCAGCTGCCGGGGCGCGACATTCCTACCTTGGACACGACGAGTGGGAGCACGACGCGCCGGGGCTCAAGACGATTGAGGACTCACTGGAGATCCGCCGTCGGATCCTCCTGGCATTCGAGCTTGCCGAAGGGTCGGCGCTTGTGTCAGGCACTCACAAGCCCCTGGACTTCGCCGTCATCGGCGGCGGGCCCACGGGCGTGGAGCTTGCCGGGGCGATCGCCGACATCGCGACTCGAGCGCTGGCCCATGACTTCAAGGCAGTGGATACGACAGCGGCGCGCATTACCCTCTATGAGGGCTCTGGTCGCATCCTGGGCACCTACCCGGAAGACCTTTCCCAAAAGGCCGAAAAGCAGCTGGCGGAGCTGGGCGTCAAGGTCCGCACGGACAGCATCGTGACGGAAGTCGAGCCGGGACGGATCAAAGTGGGAGGGGAGTGGATACCCGTCAGCGTGGCGCTCTGGGCATCCGGCATAGCCGCATCTCCGCTCGGCAGCCAGCTTGGGGCAAGGGTCGACAAAACAGGCCGCGTGCTGGTCGAACCGGACCAGAGCCTTCCTGGCAACCCGGAAGTCTTCGTCATCGGCGATATGGCCGCGCTGAACGACGCAGCCGGAAAGCCCGTACCGGCACTGGGGGCCGCTGCAACGCAGGAAGGAAGGGCGGCTGCAAAGAACATTCTTCGGGACCTGCGTGGAGAAAAGCGCGTGCCCTTCAAATACAAGGACAGGGGCACCCTGGCAACGATCGGCCGCCACCGGGCCGTGGCCATGATCGGGGGGAGGCACGTGTCGGGCTTTCTCGCGTGGATCCTGTGGGCCTTTGTCCACATATTCCTGCTGATCGGCTTTCGCAACAGGCTGGCGGTCTTCAGTGAATGGGTCTGGGCGTACTTCACGCACGAGCGCAGTGCGCGGCTCATTACCGGCGATGTAAATGAAATAGTCCGACAACCAACCTGTCAGCCGGACGCGTCGGAGCTAAAAAAAGCAGCGTGA